In Bacilli bacterium, one genomic interval encodes:
- the leuB gene encoding 3-isopropylmalate dehydrogenase: MADTKKIAIIAGDGIGPEVVAEAEKVLRKTESLFGYKFVTEHGLFGGIAIDKTGTPLPEDTLAMCKNADAVLLGAVGGPKWDNNPKELRPETGLLGIRKALGLFANIRPAVVFDCLKEASTLKPEVLAGTDLIVVRELTGGIYFGDKYRKQTEQGEMAVDTCAYHVFEVERIVRKAFEIAMKRRKKLASVDKANVLESSRLWRETVNRIAPDYPEVELEHVLVDNCAMQLLRRPSSFDVIVTENMFGDILSDEAAMLTGSIGMLSSASLGEGSFGLYEPVHGSAPDIAGQGIANPIATILSVALLFRLTFGYEDAANSIEKAVKQVLDAGHRTADIATDKSKAVGTAEMGNLICDAMTA; the protein is encoded by the coding sequence TTGGCGGATACGAAAAAGATCGCAATCATCGCCGGCGACGGGATCGGTCCCGAAGTCGTGGCGGAAGCGGAAAAAGTTTTGCGAAAAACGGAAAGCTTGTTTGGATACAAATTTGTTACGGAGCATGGTTTGTTCGGTGGCATCGCCATCGATAAAACAGGCACGCCGCTGCCGGAAGACACATTGGCCATGTGCAAAAACGCCGATGCGGTATTGTTGGGTGCGGTCGGCGGCCCGAAATGGGACAACAATCCGAAAGAATTGCGCCCGGAAACGGGTTTGCTGGGCATTCGCAAGGCGCTTGGATTATTCGCCAACATTCGGCCGGCGGTTGTGTTCGATTGCCTGAAAGAAGCTTCGACTTTGAAGCCGGAAGTGTTGGCCGGAACGGACCTGATCGTTGTGCGGGAATTGACCGGCGGCATCTATTTCGGCGATAAATACCGCAAACAGACCGAACAAGGCGAAATGGCGGTCGATACGTGCGCTTATCATGTATTTGAAGTTGAGCGGATCGTCCGCAAGGCGTTTGAAATCGCCATGAAACGGCGGAAAAAGCTTGCTTCGGTCGACAAGGCAAACGTGCTGGAAAGTTCCCGGCTGTGGCGGGAAACCGTCAACCGGATCGCCCCCGATTATCCTGAAGTGGAATTGGAACATGTTTTGGTGGACAACTGCGCCATGCAATTATTGCGTCGTCCTTCCAGCTTTGACGTGATTGTGACGGAAAACATGTTCGGTGACATTTTAAGCGATGAAGCGGCCATGCTGACCGGGTCGATCGGCATGCTGTCGTCCGCTTCCCTGGGCGAGGGCAGTTTCGGCTTGTACGAGCCGGTGCATGGTTCCGCTCCGGACATTGCCGGGCAGGGAATCGCCAATCCGATCGCGACGATTTTATCGGTAGCGCTGCTCTTTCGCCTCACCTTCGGTTATGAAGACGCGGCGAACTCCATTGAAAAAGCCGTCAAACAAGTGCTCGACGCCGGCCATCGCACGGCCGACATCGCGACAGACAAGAGCAAAGCCGTCGGCACCGCGGAAATGGGCAATCTGATCTGCGACGCGATGACGGCCTGA